CGGGAAGGACGAGATGAGACCGCGCAGGCGCTGGCGCGCAAGGCGAACCCGGCCGCCGGCCAGGTCCGCATCAACTCGAGCAAGGGTCTCTCACCGGCATGAACGCATGATCAGCCACCACACGATGATGTGGCTGCCGAGTGCCTCCGGTAGATCGTCTTGCGTGACGCAAGCGCAACTGACGGATGAGGATCGGGAGTTCATCGATCCGCACTTGCCGACAGGCCGGTACGGCCCGTACCCCGAGCAGCTACGGCAGCAGTTCGAGGGCGTGATCTGGCGGTTCAAGACCGGCGGGCAGTGGCGGGAGATGCCGCGGGAGTTCGGCGCCTGGTCGACCGCTCCACGCATCCGTCGCGCGACGTCTTCGCTGACATCGCGTACACCTTCGACACCTTCGACACCTTCGACACCTTCGACACCTCGACCGCATGAACGCCGACATCCTGGCCGGCATCGACATCGCCGCCTGCGCGGGGCGGACGAAGATGGGAACGTGATGGTCGGCTTGACGGAGAAGCGGAGGAACTGCCTCCGCGTCAGTGCCGTGCCAGAGAATGTTTCTCGGTGGCTCTGGTGCCGTTCGCCGACACGGCGGCGGCCCCCTGCGGACAACAGGAGGCCACCGATTCCGAGAGCAAGAACCGCCGACCTGAGGAGGTCACGATTCCACCACCGCATGATCGATCGGATGCGAGGGCGGTGCAGCCTACCTAGGCTGAAGACGTGAAGCGCGTCGTCATTGATCATTTCGGCGGCCCCGAGGTTTTGCGGGTCGTAGAGGACGACGATCCCCGGCCGGGGCCTGGTGAGGTGTGCGTCAGGGTGCTGGCCGCAGGCGTGTCGTTCACCGATGCCCAACTGCGCGCCGGCACGTATCTGGGCGTACCGAAGCCGCCGTTCACGCCCGGCTATGAGCTCGTCGGTGTCGTCGAGGAGCTGGGCCCGGGCTGCTCGAGGCTGCGAGAGGGGGACCGCATCGGTGCGCTGACGGTGTGGGGCGCCGACGCGGAGCGCGTCTGCGTGCCGGAGGCGGAGGCGGTCGAGGTACCCGAGAACCTCGACCCCGCCGAGGTTCTGAACCTCGTGTTCACTTACATGACCGCCTACCAGCTGCTGCACCGCGTGGCGAGGGTGAGGAGCGGCGAGTCGGTGCTCGTGCACGGTGCTGCCGGCAGGGTGGGCACCGCGGTCCTCGAACTCGGAGCGGCCGCCGGGCTTCACCTCTATGGAACCGCGTCCGCCCGCGACCGGGCCAAGGTCGAACAGCTCGGCGCGGTGGCGATCGACTATCGCAACGAGGACTTCCTGGCGCGCGTACGCGAGCTCCCCGGGAAAGGCGTCGACGTCGTGCTCGACGGCCTCGGCGGCGCGGTGTCGCTGCGCTCCTTCCGCGCGCTGAGGCGCGGCGGACGGCTTGTCGTGTACGGCCACTACGCCACGCTCGAGCATGGGCACAAGAACCGGCGAGCGTGGGCAGAGTGGTACGCGGCTACGGGGGCCGTCGCGCTTTGGAGCCTGCTCTCGCCCCGTCGGCAGGCACTCGCCTACCGGATCCAGAAACTGCACGGTCGTCACCGCCAAGTGCTGCCCGTGGCCGGCAGCCACCCAGCGCTTCCCGTGGGTGGAGGTCCCCGCGACCCGGAGCAGTTCCGGGCGGACTTCCGCGCGCTGCTAGAGCTGCTCCGTGAACACAAGATCCACCCCGTCGTGGCCGAACGCCTGCCGCTGTCGGACGCTCGTCTCGCGCACGAGATGCTCGAGCGCTCGGCAGCGAAGGGAAAGCTCGTGCTCGTGCCATAAGACGAGGCCGAGGAGGACGTTCGCATATGGTGCGCGACCGGCCTGATCGGCGACCGGCACAATGTCGCGCTCGTAGGCACCGACGGGTCGGGGCAGCGGGTGGACCCGAGTCTCACCTGGACGGCAGAGCTATCCCTCGCAGCCGTCGCCCCACGGTGCGAGTTCTGACCCGCTGAAGGGAGCGCGGCGGTGTCCCCGACCTGGACCGTCCGATAGGAGGGCAACCCTGTGCACCGACGGTCCGGTCCGCACAATGCGTCGCACAGCCCGAACAGATCGTCGCCCCGCGCGGTCAGGCACGCCTACACATCCGACCGGAACGCCGTCACCACCATCAACGAGTCTCATTGAACCTCGGACTCGACCAGTCCCACGACCCCGGCCGCCGAGCTGCGCTGTCGATCAGCACGGGATCGGCCCTTGGCCCCTCACTCATCCAGTGAAACCGGGAAAACACCGAAAGAGCCTCGAGACCCCCTCGGCGCAGGACCATCAACGACAAGCTCAAGGGAAAGCAGTCACCCGGGCCCGCCGGCCGGTCACCCGCCAGGCGCGAAGGCCGCCAGATGGTCCCTCGCCCACGCACTGAACGTGCCCGCCGGGCGGCCGGTCAGCGCGGCGACCGTGTCCGTGACTCCCGCCTTCGCGCCGGCCCGCTGACGCTGCGCGCTTGCAAGCAGCGCCTCGGCCACCAGCGCCGGATAACGGCGCGCAAGCGCCGCGCGCGCCTGATCCAGGGAGAACTCCTCACACCGCAACCGGACGCCCAGCAGCCGGCCCAACTGCTCCGTCTGCCCAGCCGCGGTCACGGCCTCCGGCCCGGTCAGGGTATAGGCGCACCCCGCATGCCCCTCCTCCGTCAAAACCCGGACGGCCACCTCCGCCACATCCCGCGGATCCACACAGGCATGGGGAGAGGTCCCGTACAGCGCGCGCACGGTACGCGCGGATCGCACGGACGGCGCCCACGCCAGGGCGTTGGAGGTGAACGCCGCGGGCGCAGCAGCGTCCACTCAAGGCCCGAGCCGTACAGCAGCTCCTCCGCCCCGCGCTGCCAGCGGGTGATCAGATCATTCGCCTGCTCATCCAGCACCGCGGCGGCCGACAGCTTCACCACCCGCCGCACCCCCGCCCCTCGCGCCGCAGCCACAAACCGCTCATCATCCCCGCCCGCCACATCCGTCGTCACCAGGAACGCCGTCTGTACACCCTCAAGCGCCGCAGCCAGCGACCGCGGATCCCGAAAGTCCCCGGCAACCGCCTCCACCCTCCCCGCCACCCCCGCCGCCCGGACCAGCCCGGCCACCCGGCCGGGATCCCTGGCCATCACCCGCACCCGCCAGCCGACCGGAAAACGCCCCAGCAACTCCCGGCCCACCGTCCCCGTCCCCCCGGTCACCAAAATCACCGCACCCACCCCTTCTCTTCCCCGCCCTGCGAACCGTCCATGAACTCCCGCCCCCGGGCCGGAACCCGGCACCCGCCCCCGTTCCCTGGACGTGCCCGGCACCCACCCCGCCGGGTCCCGCGCGTCCCCTCCCTGCCGGGTTGCGGCGCGGACTTCCGCCCCCGGCCCGATGCACGCCTCCCGCCCCCCGGGTCCGGCGCACAACCCCCGCCCCCTCCACCGCCCCGCGCTCACCCCTCCGGATCCGGTACGCGACCGACGCCCCTGCCGCTTGCTGCGCAGCCTCCTGCCGCCCAGGTGGCGGCCCTTGGAGGCACAACTCCTTGAACGTTTCACGGCCGGAAGGGATGCCGCGCCCACCAAACACCTGTAATATACAAACTGGACGGTTTTTTATTGGGTCTTGGGACTCACCGGCAAGGAGGAGGCCGACATGGCGAAACAAGAACGGGCGGTCCGCACCCGGCGCGTCATCCTGTCGGCCGCGGCACGGGTCTTCGAAGAACGCGGCTACCAGGCCGCCACCGTCAACGAGATCCTCGCCAGCGCCGGCGTCACCAAGGGCGCCCTGTACTTCCACTTCCCCTCCAAAGAACACCTCGCCGAGGGCGTCCTGCACGCCCAGGACCTCGACGTGCCCATCCCCGAACGCGCCTGCAAAATCCAGCAGATGGTCGACACCGTCGTCCTGCACGCCTACCGCCTGCAAACCGACGCCATGGTCCGCGCCGGGGTACGCCTCTCCCTCGACCAGCAAGCCCAGGGCCTCGACCGCAGCGGACCCTTCCTGCGCTGGAGCGAGGTCGGCACCCAACTCCTGGATGAGGCCAAAACCCAGGGCGAACTCCTGCCCCACGTCACCCCCACCGAGACCGCCGACGTCCTCGTCGGCGCCTTCGCCGGCATCCAGGCCATGTCCCAGGCCCTGACCAACTACCAAGACCTCCCCACCCGCGTCAGCGCCCTCCTGCGCCACGTCCTGCCCAGCGTCGTCATCCCCTCCGTCCTCACCTCCCTCGACCTCACCCCCACCCGCGGCCACACCGTCTACACCGAACTCCAAACCCTCCACCCCGACCTCCCCACCCTCAACCCGTCGCGGGAACCCGCCCCCGCCGGCTGACCACCCCCACCAGCAGCCCCACCCCGGAGCCAGGCCGACGTACTCCGTCAACTGACGGCCCCGCCGACACACCGGCCCCCACGACGTGAGAGTCAGCACCCTGCCGCGCCGCATCCCGCCCGGCAGGGCCACCCGTTCCGCCCTCGCCGCCGCCGACCCCGATACGAGCGACGCCGGCGCCCACACCGAGCCGCAGGCCCTGCCAGCAACTACCCAGCCTGCAAACCGCGTTGAAGCCCCTATCGGCCAGCTGACCGCCCCGGCCGCCACGTCGGCGGCTTCCACTGCCGCGCCCCGGCCGACACCCTGAGTCAGCCGACCGCCCCGGCCAGCACACCGGGGGCCCTCACTGCCGCGGCCGGGCCGAAGAGCTCCGTCAGCACAGCGGCCAGCCCGCCGGCCCCCGACGCCCAGGCGGCCGCCCCCTCACCCTCCAATGCCCAGGCGACATACCCATCGGGCCGCACCAGCAGCGCACAGGGCAGACCGGACACCGGCTCGGCCTCCACCACCCGCACCCGCCCCGCCCACCCCCCAGCCTTTTCGGCACAGGCGTCGGTGCCACGGTGGCCGCCCAAGAGCAGCAGCAGCGGCAAGCCCTCGCGCAGCAGACCGATCACATCGGCCCGACCGTGGCGGGTGCGCAGGACGGTGTTGTGCAGGAACGTTCCCTCCCAGGCAGAACAGCCCGCACCTCGCGTCGGCAGCACCGTGTCCTGAGCGCTGACCATCGACGCCAGCACACCGCTCTCCCCGCCCCGGGCCAGCAGCTCACCGAACAGCGCCCGCAGCGGGTCCAGTTCCGGGCCGGGCCGCATCAACGCCAGCTGGGCACGCGTATGGTCGATCACCCGCTGCGCCGCAGGCCGCCGCTCGCTGTCATAGCTGTCCAGCAGCCCCTCCCCCGCCCAGCCGCGCACCGCCAGCGCCAGCTTCCAGCCCAGATTCACCGCATCCAGCACCCCCGTACTCAACCCCTGACCCCCGACCGGGAAATGCACATGCGCCGCATCCCCCGCCAAGAAGATGCGCCCCTGCCGGTAGGAGGCAGCCAGCCGGGAAAAATCACTGAACCTGCTCAACCACCGACCATCACGCAAAGTGATGTCCCGGCCGGTGACCCAACACACTTCACGCTGGAGCTCTTCCAGGACCAACGGCCGATCACGATCGGCGTGCGCACCCTGGCAGTTCAGCGTGCGCAGACGGACCCACCCCTCTTCGAGAGGCTTGGCAACGATCCAGCCCCGCTCCGTGCGACGCCACCCCGCCTCCAGACTGCCCCTGTCTCCCTCTACGCGGACATCCCCCGCCATCGCCGACACCGTCGCCGGATAGGCACGGGAGGCGAAGCCGGCCTCACGGCGCACCAGGCTGCGGGCCCCGTCGGCTCCCACCAGGTACCGGCCCGTACACACCACCGCCGCACCACCCGGCCCCCGCGCGGTGACCCGCACCCCACCCGGACCCTGCCGCACATCCGTCACCCGACACCCCCGCAGAACCCGCACACCCACCGCCCGCGCCCGCTCCTCGAAATGCCGCTCCAGCACCTCCTGCGCACACTTCAACACCGGCTCCGGCTCCCCCGCCGGCACCGAAATCACCAACCCCGCCAAACCCGCGAAGTGGAACGGACTGCTCACCGGCCCCCCACCGGTATCCGCCCCACCCGCCCCGCTCTCACGGCCAGTCATCCGCCCGCCGCTACCGGACACCAGCCCCGCGAGATACCCCCGCCGCACCAGACACTGCACCGCACGCGCATGCAACGTCGTCGCCCTCGGACACCGCGAAACCCCCGCCCGCGACTCGACCACCACCGTCCTCACCCCACGCCCCGCCAGCTCACACGCCAGCAGCAACCCCACCGGCCCCCCGCCCACGACCACCACATCCCCCTCAACCCCGTGCACCATCCCGGACCTCCCCCAGACACCGACCCTCACACGCGCGGCAGGGCGAAGGAGGCGCAGCACACAAAACACCCGCCCCCCACCCCGGACAACCCCAGCCCCCGGGAACAACCCACCTCCCCAAGGAAGTTGAACCGCTCCGCTGCTCGTACGGACGAGCCAACACCGAAAAAGATACCGGGTGAGCGGTTTTCCAGCAACGAGCGCGCACCACCCGAAACCCACCACACCCCACCCCAAAACCACACCCATCAACCCCCGAAAGAATCCCCGCCAGCACCCACCGCCGCGAGACCAACCCACCTCAAGCGGCCACCCTCGAAGTGCGGCTCCTCACCCTGATCGAACGCCAACACCTCGACAGACGCCGATCGCCGGGACCGAAAAGCTGGACGCCCGCTTCTTCAAAGTTCGCCGGGATCCTCCTCAGCCTGCAGCCGCGTACTGACGCTGGTGGCCCACTCCACGGCCCACATTCCGAGGTCATCGATCTGCTCGGGCCGGAGGCCGTAATCGGCGTAGTCCTCGTCGTCCCACCATTCCACGCCGCCAAGGCGGTCCCGGCGCTGTGGAGAGGCACTGGGAGGCAGCGTGGACCGTCACGCGCATCACGCCCGGCCCCGAGAAGGGCGGGAGCGGCTCCCGCCCCTCTCTTGGAGAGCGCAGGGCTGGAGCTTGAACCCAACTTCCGCTGATCTCGGCAGCCGGATGCACCACACTCAGCCCGGCCGCCGTGAGGGCGCCGCGACCTTCGGTGCCGCCTTCGTAACCCATCGGCCATCCCGCACCTCCGCCCGACTGCTCCTCGCTCTCGGGCTCAGGGCGGCAGGGGGAAGAGTTTTACAGGCATAGAGGCGCGCCACCTGTTACCGCAGCCCTGACAAGGGCCCTGCATGGGTGACCTGAGTCAGTCGAAGAGGGCGACGAGTCCATTCACCCAGACCGCAAGGAACCCCAGGGCCGCCAGAAGGCAGCCGGCACCCGCCAGCACACCGCAGACCGTCCACGACTGGGAGGGCGACTCGTATCCCTTCCCCAGGCGCTGATAAAAGGGGTGATCGCCGAGGCGGCCAAGCACGAGTGGCAGGGGCGGCAGGAGTCGAACCTGCGGCATCCGGTTTTGGAGACCGGCGCTCTGGCCATCTGAGCTACGCCCCTTTGGTGGTTGACAGCTTGGCATGATCGGCAGGTCCATCGCCAAGGGATTTCCGCCTGTGCAGAGAAGGCGTAGGACGCCGACGACCTTGCCGAGAATCCGTAAGGGGTCATCCGTCGCCTCCCACCAGATCCAGCACCGTGAGGACGACCAGTTGCGCAAGCCGGTCACCTGGTGGCTTCCGCGGTTGGAGACCGCGACTCCGTCCACCCCGGCGTCGGCGGCGAGGCGGGCGTCGCCCCAATCACCTACGTCCTCACCGGTGAAGTCTCTGATCACGGTCCCCCAGGCGCCCCTGTGGGATGCGGGCTGGCGCTGGCTCGGCACACTTGGCCGCTACTCGTGCCCCGACTGCCCGCCCGTCGTCCTCGTCGTGAACGGCGTCCACCGCGCCCCCGGCCGGACGGAGAGCGCAGCATGAGCGAGCAGGCCGTCATGCTGCACGGCCCGGCAGCAGGGAAGGTCTTCGACGTCGAGCTCAACGCCATCGGCCATCCGCCGCACTTCTTGACGGTGATCGCCGACCCGGCAGGCGTCCCCGGCTCGTCCGTCGAGCACCCGCAGCCCTACCGGCTGCTGCTGTGGCGTACCACCAACGCGCCGGCGAAGACGACGACGGCCGCTGGCAGTACGTGTAGCGCGGCGCCGAGGCGCGGTTCGCCTGAGGTCACGCCGGGCGGCGGGCCGCCACTAGCAGCGTCGCGGCCGCGCGCGGCCCCTCACCCGCA
Above is a genomic segment from Streptomyces sp. SLBN-31 containing:
- a CDS encoding FAD-dependent monooxygenase, with translation MVHGVEGDVVVVGGGPVGLLLACELAGRGVRTVVVESRAGVSRCPRATTLHARAVQCLVRRGYLAGLVSGSGGRMTGRESGAGGADTGGGPVSSPFHFAGLAGLVISVPAGEPEPVLKCAQEVLERHFEERARAVGVRVLRGCRVTDVRQGPGGVRVTARGPGGAAVVCTGRYLVGADGARSLVRREAGFASRAYPATVSAMAGDVRVEGDRGSLEAGWRRTERGWIVAKPLEEGWVRLRTLNCQGAHADRDRPLVLEELQREVCWVTGRDITLRDGRWLSRFSDFSRLAASYRQGRIFLAGDAAHVHFPVGGQGLSTGVLDAVNLGWKLALAVRGWAGEGLLDSYDSERRPAAQRVIDHTRAQLALMRPGPELDPLRALFGELLARGGESGVLASMVSAQDTVLPTRGAGCSAWEGTFLHNTVLRTRHGRADVIGLLREGLPLLLLLGGHRGTDACAEKAGGWAGRVRVVEAEPVSGLPCALLVRPDGYVAWALEGEGAAAWASGAGGLAAVLTELFGPAAAVRAPGVLAGAVG
- a CDS encoding ScbR family autoregulator-binding transcription factor, whose product is MAKQERAVRTRRVILSAAARVFEERGYQAATVNEILASAGVTKGALYFHFPSKEHLAEGVLHAQDLDVPIPERACKIQQMVDTVVLHAYRLQTDAMVRAGVRLSLDQQAQGLDRSGPFLRWSEVGTQLLDEAKTQGELLPHVTPTETADVLVGAFAGIQAMSQALTNYQDLPTRVSALLRHVLPSVVIPSVLTSLDLTPTRGHTVYTELQTLHPDLPTLNPSREPAPAG
- a CDS encoding medium chain dehydrogenase/reductase family protein produces the protein MKRVVIDHFGGPEVLRVVEDDDPRPGPGEVCVRVLAAGVSFTDAQLRAGTYLGVPKPPFTPGYELVGVVEELGPGCSRLREGDRIGALTVWGADAERVCVPEAEAVEVPENLDPAEVLNLVFTYMTAYQLLHRVARVRSGESVLVHGAAGRVGTAVLELGAAAGLHLYGTASARDRAKVEQLGAVAIDYRNEDFLARVRELPGKGVDVVLDGLGGAVSLRSFRALRRGGRLVVYGHYATLEHGHKNRRAWAEWYAATGAVALWSLLSPRRQALAYRIQKLHGRHRQVLPVAGSHPALPVGGGPRDPEQFRADFRALLELLREHKIHPVVAERLPLSDARLAHEMLERSAAKGKLVLVP